The Athene noctua chromosome 15, bAthNoc1.hap1.1, whole genome shotgun sequence genome contains a region encoding:
- the LOC141966580 gene encoding melanin-concentrating hormone receptor 1-like, which produces MDFKTNHTESLNSCIPNSSKAVQNFSLPGDSSRMSYGSFIMPTLFGIICLFGIIGNSLVICTVLKKSGPSSSVPDIFIISLSVVDLLFLLGMPFLIHQLLGNGAWHFGETMCTIITALDANSQFTSTYILTAMSIDRYLATVYPFTSTRFRKPPVAILVICVLWALSFLSITPVWLYAQLIPLPGGLLGCGIQLPDPRRDIYWYTLYQFFLVFAIPFVLITVAYRRILLKMVRSSEALMSQRCTRARTKRLTRTAIAICMAFFICWAPFHILQLAQLAMTRPTLPFYYAYNVAISLGYANSCLNPFIYILLGQNFQRRLGVPVRPAAAGQASPNGSKSIQEDANESGQPLLHLVSISGR; this is translated from the exons atggattttaaaacaaatcacaCTGAGAGCTTGAACAGCTGCATCCCAAACAGCTCCAAGGCTGTTCAAAACTTTTCTCTGCCTG GCGACTCCAGCAGGATGAGCTATGGCAGCTTCATCATGCCCACTCTGTTTGGTATTATCTGCCTGTTCGGCATTATTGGTAACAGCCTGGTTATCTGTACAGTCTTAAAGAAATCTGGTCCTAGCAGTAGTGTCCCAGATATTTTCATCATCAGCCTCTCCGTGGTGGACCTGCTCTTCCTCCTGGGCATGCCCTTCCTCATCCACCAGCTGCTGGGAAATGGAGCCTGGCACTTCGGGGAGACAATGTGCACAATCATCACTGCCCTGGATGCCAACAGCCAGTTCACCAGCACCTACATCCTCACTGCTATGTCCATCGACCGCTACCTGGCCACTGTCTACCCCTTCACCTCCACTCGCTTCAGGAAGCCCCCTGTGGCAATCCTTGTCATCTGTGTACTCTGGGCCCTTTCCTTCCTCAGCATTACACCTGTGTGGCTGTATGCTCAGCTCATCCCTTTGCCTGGAGGTCTACTAGGCTGTGGGATTCAACTGCCAGACCCCCGGAGGGACATTTATTGGTACACTCTCTACCAGTTCTTCCTGGTCTTTGCCATCCCTTTTGTCCTCATCACAGTGGCCTACAGGAGGATCCTGCTCAAGATGGTCAGGTCTTCAGAAGCACTGATGAGCCAAAGATGCACCAGGGCTCGAACTAAGAGACTGACCCGTACAGCAATTGCTATTTGCATGGCCTTCTTCATTTGCTGGGCACCATTCCACATCCTGCAACTGGCCCAGCTTGCCATGACTCGCCCCACCCTGCCTTTCTACTACGCCTACAATGTGGCTATCAGCCTGGGTTATGCCAACAGTTGTCTGAACCCCTTCATCTACATCTTGCTGGGCCAAAATTTCCAGAGGCGACTTGGGGTCCCTGTAAGGccagcagctgcagggcaggcCTCCCCAAATGGGAGCAAAAGCATTCAGGAGGATGCAAATGAGTCAGggcagccactgctgcatttGGTGTCCATCTCCGGCAGGTAG
- the LDAF1 gene encoding lipid droplet assembly factor 1 translates to MSKEMQELQKQWRSMVQSIHSNSDVVAFMNSRVGQYLGDHPFVALSVLMFIAVSAIPVAFFLIFVVTTAVMACIGVIIMEGVVIATGGIALLCVLCGLGALSLGVSGVLSVCYVVLSTLVNYWYASGGQIRKEEVNGSLAQKSPPVLDLSANNGKNE, encoded by the exons ATGTCTAAAGAAATGCAAGAACTGCAGAAGCAATGGCGCTCCATGGTGCAGTCCATCCACAGCAACTCAGAT GTTGTTGCATTTATGAATTCTCGCGTTGGCCAATATTTAGGTGACCATCCTTTTGTTGCCTTATCAGTCCTGATGTTTATTGCAGTGTCTGCTATTCCTGTTgcatttttcctgatttttgttGTTACAACAGCTGTAATGGCCTGTATCGGTGTGATAATCATGGAAG GTGTTGTAATAGCCACAGGTGGCATAGCCCTCCTTTGTGTGCTGTGTGGCCTGGGTGCACTTTCACTGGGGGTTTCTGGAGTACTGAGTGTTTGTTATGTCGTTCTTTCAACTCTGGTCAACTATTGGTATGCTTCAGG GGGTCAGATAAGGAAGGAAGAAGTTAATGGCAGTTTGGCACAGAAGAGTCCTCCTGTCTTGGATCTTTCTGCCAATAATGGAAAGAATGAATAA